One genomic region from Clostridium saccharobutylicum DSM 13864 encodes:
- a CDS encoding leucine-rich repeat domain-containing protein, translated as MKRLRNLIASLLVAVSIIALNPIGASAKWEDDSTGRWYSEGNSWVTGWRHIDADMYYFDEDGYMKTGWIQDGGNWYYLNDNGTMAKDIDVDGWYLNGNGVGAECVKAEGFDIDKSTGTIAKFSRKDALVIIPREINGIKIKCIGGYAFRNCRNLKSITIPDSVEIINKYAFSNCKSLTSITLPNSVVEMGDNVFDGCSSLTSIKMPDSLTKMGVSEFSACSNLTSISIPNGVKIIDKWTFYACPNLTNVIIPNSVTTIGQSAFFRCTKLTSITIPNSVTSIDDTVFSGCHNLTSIIIPDSVKSIGRQAFYGCNNALFYIDGENIKQQLIKQGIPTSRIILNVK; from the coding sequence GTGAAGAGATTAAGAAATTTAATTGCAAGTTTATTAGTAGCAGTATCAATAATAGCATTAAATCCAATAGGTGCAAGTGCAAAATGGGAAGATGATTCTACTGGTCGTTGGTATTCAGAAGGTAATTCATGGGTTACCGGATGGAGACATATTGATGCAGATATGTACTATTTTGATGAGGATGGATATATGAAAACAGGATGGATACAGGATGGAGGCAATTGGTATTACTTAAATGACAATGGAACTATGGCTAAGGATATAGATGTTGATGGTTGGTATTTAAATGGTAATGGAGTAGGAGCAGAATGTGTAAAAGCTGAGGGATTTGATATTGATAAATCGACTGGTACAATAGCAAAATTTAGCCGAAAGGATGCTTTAGTAATTATACCAAGAGAAATTAATGGTATTAAGATAAAGTGTATAGGAGGTTATGCATTTAGAAACTGTAGGAATTTAAAAAGCATAACAATTCCAGACAGTGTAGAAATTATAAATAAATACGCATTTTCAAATTGTAAGAGTTTAACAAGTATAACACTTCCAAATAGTGTAGTAGAAATGGGGGATAATGTATTTGATGGATGCTCTAGTTTAACAAGCATAAAAATGCCGGATAGTCTAACCAAAATGGGAGTAAGTGAATTTTCAGCTTGTAGTAATTTAACAAGTATATCTATACCAAATGGTGTAAAGATAATAGATAAGTGGACATTTTATGCATGTCCGAACTTAACAAATGTAATAATTCCAAATAGTGTGACAACCATAGGACAGTCTGCATTTTTTCGTTGTACAAAGTTAACAAGCATAACAATTCCAAATAGTGTAACAAGTATAGATGACACTGTATTCTCTGGTTGCCACAATTTGACTAGTATAATAATTCCAGATAGTGTGAAGAGTATAGGACGTCAAGCATTTTATGGTTGCAATAATGCACTGTTTTATATTGATGGTGAAAATATAAAACAACAATTAATTAAACAGGGTATACCTACAAGTAGAATTATATTAAATGTTAAATAG